A region from the Cryptosporangium arvum DSM 44712 genome encodes:
- a CDS encoding RidA family protein, whose amino-acid sequence MPERTAYTFDPSTGVPPGVGPFSHAVRWGDTLYVTGQMPTDPATGQLVPGDVVVQTGQVFRNLAAVLAQFGAVLDDALMVRVYLTDFSDYDRFNAEYVSWFSGPLPARTCVGSTGLAVGATVEIDLIVGIPS is encoded by the coding sequence GAGCGCACTGCTTACACGTTCGATCCGTCCACCGGTGTGCCGCCGGGTGTCGGGCCGTTCTCGCACGCCGTGCGATGGGGCGACACGCTCTACGTCACCGGTCAGATGCCCACCGACCCGGCGACCGGCCAACTCGTGCCCGGTGACGTCGTCGTGCAGACCGGGCAGGTGTTCCGGAACCTCGCCGCGGTGCTCGCGCAGTTCGGCGCGGTGCTCGACGACGCGCTGATGGTGCGCGTGTACCTCACCGACTTCTCCGACTACGACCGCTTCAACGCCGAGTACGTCAGCTGGTTCAGCGGCCCGCTGCCGGCCCGCACCTGCGTCGGCTCCACCGGTCTCGCCGTCGGCGCCACGGTCGAGATCGACCTCATCGTCGGGATTCCGTCCTGA